TTGCTCCACATCTTAATGAACCACCCCGATTTAATCGGGATGGTGTGAGAGGCTCTCCCTGTCAGCTCAGCTGGCGGGACAGCCTACTCGATTGTGTACAGTTGATTTTATGATTTAAAAAAAATTATTAATTTGGTTATCTATTTCTTCAAGTTTGCCTGAGTTATCTATGATAATATGCTTTTCAGTAATTGGCTTAAAAATCTTTTTATATTTTAGATAATGCAAATATTGTGCGTCACTTTCATCTTCAAATCT
The sequence above is drawn from the Bacteroidota bacterium genome and encodes:
- a CDS encoding kinase, with amino-acid sequence IQDRHRAKKIADEAGSKFEIVEVKCSSEEIIKERLKQRFEDESDAQYLHYLKYKKIFKPITEKHIIIDNSGKLEEIDNQINNFF